In Carya illinoinensis cultivar Pawnee chromosome 7, C.illinoinensisPawnee_v1, whole genome shotgun sequence, the following are encoded in one genomic region:
- the LOC122316792 gene encoding malate dehydrogenase, glyoxysomal, with the protein MQPTSEVNQRLARISAHLHPPGFQMGENSGLRAANCRAKGGAPGFKVAILGAAGGIGQPLALLMKINPLVSVLHLYDVVNTPGVTADISHMDTSAVVRGFLGPQQLDNALSGMDLVIIPAGVPRKPGMTRDDLFKINAGIVKTLCEGVSRCCPNAIVNLISNPVNSTVPIAAEVFKKAGTYDPKRLLGVTMLDVVRANTFVAEVLGLDPREVDVPVVGGHAGVTILPLLSQVKPPSSFTPKEIDYLTDRIQNGGTEVVEAKAGTGSATLSMAYAAVKFADACLRGLRGDSGVIECAFVASPVTELPFFASKVRLGRTGAEEIYPLGPLNEYERAGLEKAKKELAASIEKGVSFIRK; encoded by the exons ATGCAGCCCACTTCAGAGGTCAACCAACGGCTTGCAAGAATTTCTGCGCATCTCCACCCTCCTGGTTTCCAG ATGGGGGAGAATTCGGGTTTGAGAGCAGCTAATTGCCGGGCAAAAGGTGGGGCACCGGGATTCAAGGTGGCGATTTTAGGTGCTGCAGGGGGAATTGGGCAGCCTCTAGCCCTGTTGATGAAGATAAATCCTCTGGTTTCGGTTCTTCATCTTTATGATGTCGTCAACACTCCTGGTGTTACGGCTGATATCAGTCACATGGACACCAGTGCTGTG GTGCGTGGGTTTTTGGGGCCGCAGCAGCTGGATAATGCCCTTTCTGGCATGGACCTTGTGATCATCCCTGCTGGAGTGCCTCGTAAACCGGGAATGACAAGAGATGATCTATTCAAAATCAATGCTGGAATCGTGAAGACACTTTGTGAAGGAGTTTCTAGGTGCTGCCCAAATGCTATTGTCAACTTGATCAGTAATCCTGTTAACTCCACAGTTCCAATTGCGGCAGAAGTTTTCAAGAAAGCAGGCACCTATGACCCAAAACGACTTTTGGGTGTCACAATGCTGGACGTTGTTAGAGCTAATACTTTTGTG GCGGAAGTTTTAGGTCTTGACCCTAGAGAAGTTGATGTTCCAGTTGTTGGGGGTCATGCAGGGGTTACAATTTTACCCCTTCTATCTCAG GTTAAACCTCCTAGCTCTTTCACCCCGAAAGAAATTGACTACCTGACAGATCGCATTCAAAATGGTGGAACAGAAGTTGTTGAG GCAAAAGCTGGAACTGGTTCTGCAACACTGTCTATG GCATATGCTGCTGTTAAATTTGCAGATGCATGCCTTAGGGGCTTGAGAGGAGATTCAGGCGTTATTGAATGTGCATTTGTAGCTTCTCCG GTGACTGAACTTCCTTTCTTTGCATCTAAGGTACGGCTTGGCCGTACTGGAGCCGAGGAAATATATCCTCTTGGCCCTCTGAATGAGTACGAGAG GGCTGGCTTGGAGAAGGCAAAGAAGGAGTTAGCGGCAAGCATCGAGAAGGGAGTTTCGTTTATCAGAAAATGA